From one Haloferax marinisediminis genomic stretch:
- a CDS encoding MFS transporter, with product MEHAHDTTAAPASDTRRWWTLVIFAYVALEGASLQMRGSVVPVLRETFGTPDWQLGLVAPAGTIGFLVLVALVGAIAGRVNTRRVFLVGIVGTGVSVFLIGFTPSFAFFLVALLARGSFGGIGRGTDRPLLSHLHPSDRGKWFSYYDAMWAVGATIGPLVVTAALWVGDWRLAYYTLGVAFLPLALLVWWLPAPRLDGDGDDVLTVSEIRRVGRRPEVLVMAAGIFLSTGVEGALFTWLTTFAAGRVPAALVTPSLSVLLVAYIPGRFVAGKLSTRVGSVQLMLGLAVVCLLSVIYTFFVASGLGVLVGLFGIGFSLSGQYPTLLAYSTEAAPEHSAPINSFALVVSAVGIAGVPAALGFVISDSGIALAMQLLVIPLVALVGVAVMAWVRVGEAVE from the coding sequence ATGGAACACGCCCACGACACGACTGCCGCCCCCGCGTCCGACACGCGACGCTGGTGGACCCTCGTCATCTTCGCGTACGTCGCGCTCGAGGGGGCGAGCCTCCAGATGCGGGGGTCGGTCGTGCCTGTGCTTCGAGAGACGTTCGGGACACCCGACTGGCAACTCGGTCTCGTCGCGCCCGCAGGGACGATTGGCTTTCTCGTTCTCGTCGCACTCGTCGGCGCAATCGCCGGCCGGGTGAACACTCGCCGGGTCTTCCTCGTGGGGATTGTCGGGACCGGTGTCAGTGTCTTCCTGATTGGCTTTACCCCCTCGTTCGCCTTCTTTCTCGTCGCACTCCTCGCACGCGGGTCGTTCGGTGGGATCGGTCGAGGGACCGACCGCCCGCTGTTGAGTCACTTACATCCGAGTGACCGTGGCAAGTGGTTCAGTTACTACGACGCGATGTGGGCCGTTGGAGCGACGATTGGCCCGCTCGTGGTTACGGCGGCGCTCTGGGTCGGCGACTGGCGACTCGCTTACTACACGCTCGGAGTGGCGTTCCTCCCGCTCGCACTCCTCGTGTGGTGGCTTCCCGCACCTCGTCTCGACGGCGACGGCGACGACGTCCTCACGGTTTCTGAGATTCGACGTGTTGGTCGGCGTCCAGAAGTGCTCGTCATGGCCGCAGGAATCTTCCTGTCGACCGGCGTCGAGGGTGCGTTGTTCACGTGGTTGACGACGTTTGCTGCGGGGCGTGTGCCAGCCGCGCTGGTGACGCCCTCGTTGAGTGTGTTGTTGGTGGCCTACATCCCCGGGCGGTTCGTCGCCGGGAAACTCTCCACGCGAGTTGGGTCGGTTCAGTTGATGCTCGGCCTCGCCGTGGTTTGCCTGCTGTCGGTCATCTACACGTTCTTCGTCGCGTCCGGACTCGGTGTGCTCGTGGGACTCTTTGGGATTGGGTTCTCGCTGTCGGGGCAGTATCCGACGCTGTTAGCCTACTCGACCGAGGCCGCTCCCGAGCACAGTGCCCCAATCAACAGTTTCGCGTTGGTGGTGTCTGCAGTGGGGATTGCAGGGGTTCCCGCCGCGCTTGGGTTCGTCATCTCCGATTCGGGTATCGCGTTGGCGATGCAGTTGTTGGTGATTCCGTTGGTGGCGTTGGTGGGTGTGGCGGTGATGGCATGGGTTCGGGTTGGGGAGGCGGTGGAGTAG